In Deltaproteobacteria bacterium, one DNA window encodes the following:
- the glmU gene encoding bifunctional UDP-N-acetylglucosamine diphosphorylase/glucosamine-1-phosphate N-acetyltransferase GlmU, with amino-acid sequence MARKLGVIVLAAGEGKRMHSPVAKVLHPVCGRPMLDRVLDAAAGLTPGETVVVVSPLRPEVKTHAEGRGFRTEIQKRPLGTGDAVRAGLAGLRTADDILVVCGDTPLLDTGTLREFVRFHHSSEAAISVLTANVESPTGYGRVIRGPGGDVERIAEEKDATRDEKAVREINSGVYVFGRKDLARWIAGLRPANSQNEYYLTDTVGLARGEHSRIAAWKIETAARVKGVNTQAERREAEAWLYEWTIGKLMAAGVVVDAGVSPRVDPEAAVAPGAELGSGVEIRSGSVVGKGTRIDTGSIIESSSVGAGTHIKPYSVLSGSEVGKECEIGPFARLRPGSRIGDGCKIGNFVETKKSVFGKGSKASHLAYIGDAKIGKNVNLGCGTITCNYDGYQKHETVIGDDVFIGSDSQLVAPVTVGRGAYVASGSTITENVPADALAIARSRQAVKPGRAKALRKRLSAGTRPRKAKK; translated from the coding sequence ATGGCACGTAAACTTGGCGTCATCGTCCTCGCCGCCGGTGAGGGCAAGCGGATGCACTCACCAGTGGCCAAGGTTCTGCATCCCGTCTGCGGACGGCCGATGCTGGACCGCGTGCTGGACGCCGCCGCCGGTCTGACACCGGGAGAAACCGTGGTTGTGGTCTCTCCGCTCCGGCCGGAAGTGAAAACCCATGCCGAAGGCCGGGGATTCCGGACTGAGATCCAGAAAAGGCCTTTGGGTACTGGGGATGCCGTCAGGGCCGGGCTCGCAGGGCTCCGCACGGCGGATGACATCCTTGTGGTCTGCGGAGATACACCACTGCTCGATACCGGTACGCTGAGGGAGTTCGTGAGGTTTCACCACAGCTCGGAAGCCGCCATATCGGTCCTTACTGCCAACGTGGAAAGCCCTACCGGGTATGGACGCGTCATCAGGGGCCCCGGCGGAGACGTCGAACGGATTGCCGAGGAAAAAGATGCCACGCGGGACGAAAAAGCCGTCCGCGAGATCAACTCCGGCGTGTACGTCTTCGGGAGAAAGGATCTCGCCCGCTGGATTGCCGGCCTGCGGCCGGCCAACAGCCAGAACGAATACTATCTCACCGACACCGTGGGCCTTGCCCGCGGCGAGCATTCCAGGATCGCCGCCTGGAAGATCGAGACCGCCGCCCGCGTGAAAGGCGTCAACACCCAGGCCGAGCGCCGCGAGGCGGAAGCCTGGCTCTATGAATGGACGATCGGAAAACTCATGGCTGCCGGAGTCGTGGTGGATGCAGGAGTTTCTCCCCGTGTCGATCCGGAAGCGGCGGTGGCGCCCGGCGCGGAGCTGGGTTCGGGCGTGGAAATCCGTTCCGGTTCAGTCGTCGGAAAAGGCACACGGATAGATACCGGCTCGATCATCGAAAGCAGCTCGGTTGGTGCGGGCACCCACATCAAGCCCTACTCGGTCCTGTCCGGTTCAGAGGTCGGCAAGGAGTGCGAGATCGGCCCCTTCGCCCGGCTCCGGCCCGGCAGCCGGATCGGCGACGGCTGCAAGATCGGCAACTTCGTTGAAACCAAGAAGTCGGTCTTCGGCAAGGGGTCAAAGGCGTCGCATCTGGCCTATATCGGCGACGCGAAGATCGGGAAAAACGTCAACCTGGGCTGCGGTACGATCACCTGCAATTATGACGGCTACCAGAAGCACGAAACGGTCATCGGCGATGACGTGTTCATTGGCTCCGATTCGCAGCTCGTCGCGCCGGTCACGGTGGGCCGTGGGGCATATGTCGCCAGCGGATCAACCATAACGGAAAATGTCCCGGCCGATGCCCTCGCCATCGCCCGGAGCCGCCAGGCGGTAAAGCCTGGCCGCGCAAAAGCCCTTCGCAAGCGGCTCTCCGCCGGAACCCGGCCACGGAAGGCGAAGAAGTAG
- the glmS gene encoding glutamine--fructose-6-phosphate transaminase (isomerizing), with the protein MCGIVGYMGPRPAVPVVIEGLRRLQYRGYDSAGVAVHTDGGLCIVRATGKLIELEKKLDAEPLSGHLALGHTRWATHGRPSETNAHPHRTGGVAVIHNGIFENAEQIKARLTGNGSRFHSETDTEVLAHLVHSSLRTAKNLAEAVRKSLQKLKGSYAVAVMSESTPGTLVGARSGAPLIVGIGEVPGEYILASDLPALLPFTRRVIFLDDGDIAEITPKGITVTTMDGKKVRRAVTQVEMDPVSAEKGGYKHFMLKEIHEQPVAVSDALTGRLTARGLSFPAGKLDLQKIDRVIILGCGTSWHAAQIGRQWIEQLARLPASAEVASEFRYRDPVVSKSTLAIAVSQSGETADTLQALRLASERGAQTLAIVNALGSTMTREADETLLMHAGPEIGVASTKCFTNALVCLLLAAMELARIRRKLAPVGQQRILRELKHLPVWLEKVLRLESEIEKLAIRHREARNFLFLGRGDLAPVALEGALKLKEVSYIHAEGYPAGEMKHGPIAMLDRSFPVVSIMRKGAQLDKTASNLAEVRAREAPVIVIADRAGAKLAASGDDLITVPDTGDLVAPIILSVPLQLFAYHVAVHNGCDVDQPRNLAKSVTVE; encoded by the coding sequence ATGTGCGGAATCGTCGGATACATGGGGCCGCGCCCCGCCGTGCCGGTCGTGATCGAGGGACTCCGCCGCCTCCAGTACCGCGGCTACGATTCAGCGGGTGTGGCCGTCCATACGGATGGCGGACTCTGCATTGTGCGCGCCACGGGCAAGCTGATCGAACTGGAAAAAAAGCTCGACGCCGAACCTCTGTCGGGACATCTTGCACTGGGTCACACGCGATGGGCCACTCACGGCCGCCCCAGCGAAACCAATGCCCATCCGCACCGGACCGGCGGCGTGGCCGTCATCCACAACGGCATCTTCGAGAATGCCGAGCAGATCAAGGCGCGCCTCACGGGCAACGGCAGCCGGTTTCACAGCGAAACCGACACGGAAGTCCTCGCGCATCTGGTCCATAGCTCCCTGCGCACCGCGAAAAATCTCGCCGAGGCGGTTCGCAAATCGCTCCAGAAGCTCAAGGGAAGCTATGCCGTGGCCGTGATGTCGGAATCCACTCCCGGCACGCTGGTGGGAGCGCGAAGCGGCGCGCCGCTCATCGTCGGGATCGGTGAGGTTCCCGGCGAGTACATTCTCGCCAGCGACCTCCCCGCCCTGCTCCCCTTTACCCGCCGGGTGATCTTCCTGGACGATGGCGACATTGCTGAAATCACACCAAAGGGAATCACCGTCACGACAATGGACGGGAAAAAGGTCCGCCGGGCAGTGACGCAGGTCGAAATGGATCCCGTCTCGGCCGAAAAGGGCGGCTACAAGCATTTCATGCTCAAGGAGATCCATGAGCAGCCGGTGGCCGTGTCCGATGCCCTCACCGGACGGCTCACGGCCAGGGGACTGTCGTTCCCGGCCGGGAAACTCGACCTCCAGAAAATCGACCGGGTCATCATCCTGGGGTGCGGCACATCCTGGCACGCGGCCCAGATTGGCCGCCAGTGGATCGAGCAGCTTGCCCGCCTTCCCGCGAGCGCCGAGGTAGCCAGCGAGTTCCGCTACCGGGATCCCGTGGTCTCGAAGTCCACGCTGGCCATCGCCGTGAGCCAGTCCGGCGAAACCGCCGACACCCTCCAGGCACTCCGGCTCGCCAGCGAGCGCGGAGCGCAAACGCTGGCCATCGTGAATGCGCTCGGCTCCACCATGACCCGCGAGGCGGATGAAACCCTGCTGATGCACGCCGGTCCGGAGATCGGCGTCGCCAGCACCAAGTGCTTTACGAATGCGCTGGTATGCCTGCTGCTGGCCGCCATGGAACTGGCCCGGATCCGCCGCAAGCTGGCGCCTGTCGGCCAGCAGCGTATCTTGCGCGAACTGAAACATCTCCCCGTCTGGCTGGAAAAGGTTCTCCGGCTGGAGTCCGAGATCGAAAAACTCGCCATCCGGCACCGGGAAGCGCGCAACTTCCTGTTTCTGGGCAGAGGCGATCTTGCTCCCGTCGCGCTGGAAGGCGCACTCAAGCTGAAGGAAGTAAGCTACATCCACGCCGAGGGTTACCCTGCCGGCGAAATGAAGCACGGTCCCATCGCCATGCTGGACCGCTCCTTCCCGGTAGTGAGTATCATGCGGAAGGGCGCCCAGCTCGACAAAACCGCTTCCAATCTTGCAGAGGTCCGTGCCAGGGAGGCTCCGGTCATCGTCATTGCAGACCGTGCCGGCGCGAAGCTTGCCGCCAGCGGAGACGACCTCATCACCGTTCCCGACACCGGCGATCTCGTCGCCCCCATCATCCTGTCGGTGCCGCTCCAGCTCTTTGCCTATCATGTGGCGGTCCATAACGGCTGCGATGTGGACCAGCCGAGAAATCTGGCCAAATCGGTCACAGTTGAATGA
- a CDS encoding UvrD-helicase domain-containing protein, translating to MNEPRPVCGYNTSGMWSPDDLNPPQREAVLQTEGPMLILAGAGSGKTRVITYRIAHLIHELGVDPWAILAVTFTNKAAREMGGRVEKLIGRPLPGLWIGTFHGVAARMLRHEAPNIGFKVPFSIYDDSETLSLLKRVIADLDFDPRIFEPKRMAWGIDQLKNRGLLPDDDWGADEDLPGDSRFRRIYAAYQDRLRQSNSMDFGDLLLHVTRLLQTDPVARERWQRAFSYVLVDEYQDTNLVQYRFIRHLAETHRNLAVVGDDDQSIYSWRGADTRNLRSFEDDFGPLRVVKLEQNYRSTAPILRAASTLIARNRDRKGKTLWTDRKGGEKVRLFLAEDEAAEADFVISELVRMHRESDREYHEFAIFYRTNAQSRVFEEQLLRRHIPYVIVGGMRFYERAEIKDALAYARLAVNPADDEAFLRVINTPARGIGKTSVEHLMELARKHSLPLSNAIGRASEALKPAAVKKFAGFERIIGQLQAEVPRTGVRDFIELIFRTSGLWEALESEDTPEAEARLQNLTELLNAAEEFEKRTEEPSLSLFLERVGLLSQADTLPEQNDRVTLMTVHMAKGLEFPVVFVTGLEEGLFPLERAAMTREGLEEERRLAYVGMTRAENLLYLTCAELRRTYGQMFVRDPSRFLSEIPEDVMDLLSESGRSVRKMPPRRAVALAEHEEPQLPATPPIKTKTIRRSRHETGEDISAGAAPGGPSPFRVQARVEHPVFGQGVIIERARVNGQEQVTVKFAHAGEKKMMVRFANLTVLPS from the coding sequence TTGAATGAACCCCGGCCCGTTTGCGGCTACAACACCTCCGGCATGTGGAGTCCCGACGATCTCAACCCCCCGCAGCGGGAAGCAGTCCTTCAGACCGAGGGGCCGATGCTCATTCTGGCGGGTGCCGGGAGTGGCAAGACCCGCGTTATCACCTACCGGATCGCCCACCTGATCCACGAACTGGGAGTGGATCCCTGGGCCATCCTCGCCGTCACGTTCACCAACAAGGCGGCCCGCGAGATGGGCGGCCGTGTGGAAAAGCTGATCGGCCGTCCGCTTCCCGGCCTGTGGATCGGAACCTTTCACGGTGTGGCCGCCCGGATGCTCCGGCATGAAGCGCCGAATATCGGCTTCAAGGTGCCTTTCAGCATCTATGACGATTCGGAAACCCTCTCCCTGCTCAAGCGGGTGATTGCGGACCTCGATTTCGATCCGCGCATCTTCGAGCCCAAGCGGATGGCCTGGGGCATTGACCAGCTCAAGAACCGCGGCCTGCTGCCTGATGACGACTGGGGCGCCGATGAAGATCTTCCCGGCGACAGCCGGTTCCGCCGCATCTATGCCGCCTACCAGGACCGGCTCAGGCAGTCGAACTCGATGGATTTCGGCGACCTGCTGCTCCACGTCACCCGGCTTCTCCAGACCGATCCCGTGGCGCGGGAACGATGGCAGCGGGCATTCAGCTATGTGCTGGTGGATGAATACCAGGACACGAACCTCGTGCAGTACCGGTTCATCCGCCACCTGGCCGAAACACACCGGAACCTTGCCGTCGTGGGCGACGACGACCAGTCCATCTACAGCTGGCGGGGTGCCGACACGCGAAACCTGAGGAGTTTCGAGGATGACTTCGGGCCACTCCGGGTGGTGAAGCTGGAGCAGAACTACCGCTCGACGGCCCCGATTCTCCGGGCCGCCTCGACCCTCATCGCCCGCAACCGCGACCGGAAAGGGAAAACCCTCTGGACCGACCGCAAGGGAGGCGAAAAGGTCAGATTGTTTCTCGCCGAGGACGAGGCGGCCGAGGCCGATTTCGTCATTTCGGAACTGGTCCGGATGCACCGGGAAAGCGACCGGGAGTATCACGAGTTCGCCATCTTCTACCGGACCAACGCCCAAAGCCGCGTGTTCGAAGAACAGCTCCTCAGGCGGCACATTCCCTATGTGATCGTGGGTGGAATGCGGTTCTACGAGCGGGCCGAGATCAAGGACGCCCTCGCCTACGCCCGGCTCGCCGTGAACCCGGCCGACGACGAGGCGTTCCTCCGGGTCATCAACACCCCTGCCCGCGGCATCGGCAAGACATCGGTCGAACATCTCATGGAGCTCGCCCGGAAGCACAGCCTTCCCCTCAGCAATGCGATTGGCCGGGCCAGTGAGGCCCTCAAGCCTGCCGCCGTGAAGAAGTTTGCCGGGTTTGAACGGATCATCGGGCAACTTCAGGCCGAAGTCCCCAGGACCGGCGTGAGGGATTTCATCGAACTGATCTTCCGGACCAGCGGGCTCTGGGAAGCCCTCGAAAGCGAGGACACGCCCGAGGCCGAGGCCCGCCTGCAGAACCTCACCGAACTTCTCAACGCCGCCGAGGAGTTCGAGAAACGCACAGAGGAGCCGTCGCTCTCCCTTTTCCTGGAACGGGTTGGCTTGCTGTCACAGGCCGACACCCTGCCCGAACAGAACGACCGGGTGACGCTGATGACGGTCCACATGGCCAAGGGACTTGAGTTCCCCGTCGTGTTCGTTACCGGGCTTGAAGAAGGCCTCTTCCCGCTGGAACGCGCCGCCATGACGAGGGAAGGACTCGAAGAGGAGCGGCGGCTTGCCTACGTGGGCATGACCCGCGCCGAGAACCTGCTGTATCTTACCTGCGCCGAACTGCGCCGCACCTACGGCCAGATGTTCGTGCGCGATCCTTCACGGTTCCTCAGCGAAATCCCCGAAGACGTGATGGATCTCCTGTCCGAAAGCGGGCGGTCAGTCCGCAAGATGCCGCCACGAAGGGCTGTCGCACTGGCCGAACACGAGGAACCACAACTCCCTGCGACACCACCCATCAAGACAAAAACCATCCGGCGCTCACGCCACGAGACCGGTGAGGACATATCTGCCGGAGCAGCGCCAGGCGGCCCCTCACCCTTCCGGGTCCAGGCGCGGGTGGAACACCCGGTCTTCGGGCAGGGCGTCATCATCGAGCGCGCTCGCGTCAACGGGCAGGAACAGGTGACAGTGAAGTTCGCCCATGCGGGCGAAAAGAAGATGATGGTCCGGTTCGCCAACCTGACCGTGCTGCCGTCCTGA
- a CDS encoding enoyl-CoA hydratase/isomerase family protein, translating into MPEFIELKKDGRLFTVTFSRPEVMNALHPKAHDECQAAFDEFEADPDLWVAIVTGAGDRAFCAGNDLKAVASGGRLPFPQSGFAGLTARFRCVKPVIAAVNGLAAGGGFEVVLACDIAVASDTAWFALPEARRGVAAVCGGPHRLIRHIPYKTAMGAILTGRRIPADEALRWGLVNEVVPQGEVMTAARRWAEQILECAPVSARAMKQMAVEGLDEPTMEKAYHKAYDQVMQMFRTRDFIEGPMAFAQKRKPNWTGK; encoded by the coding sequence ATGCCTGAGTTCATCGAACTGAAAAAGGACGGCCGCCTCTTCACGGTAACGTTCAGCCGCCCGGAGGTGATGAACGCCTTACACCCCAAAGCACACGACGAGTGCCAGGCAGCCTTCGACGAGTTCGAAGCCGACCCCGATCTCTGGGTGGCCATCGTCACCGGGGCTGGGGACAGGGCGTTTTGCGCCGGGAACGATCTGAAGGCGGTTGCCAGCGGCGGAAGGCTCCCCTTCCCCCAAAGCGGCTTTGCGGGGCTCACCGCCCGGTTTCGATGCGTGAAACCCGTCATAGCTGCCGTGAACGGCCTTGCCGCCGGGGGCGGTTTCGAGGTGGTGCTCGCCTGCGACATCGCCGTCGCGTCCGATACAGCCTGGTTTGCCCTGCCGGAGGCCCGGCGTGGTGTGGCTGCGGTTTGCGGCGGGCCACACCGGCTTATCCGGCACATCCCCTACAAGACGGCCATGGGAGCGATTCTTACCGGCCGGAGGATCCCGGCCGATGAGGCCCTCCGCTGGGGGCTTGTGAACGAGGTCGTCCCGCAGGGGGAAGTGATGACCGCCGCCCGCCGGTGGGCGGAGCAAATACTGGAGTGCGCGCCCGTATCGGCCCGCGCCATGAAACAGATGGCCGTTGAAGGCCTGGACGAACCCACGATGGAAAAGGCCTACCACAAGGCCTATGACCAGGTGATGCAGATGTTCCGGACCAGGGATTTCATCGAGGGGCCGATGGCTTTCGCCCAGAAGCGAAAGCCCAACTGGACCGGCAAATAG
- a CDS encoding alpha/beta hydrolase codes for MPSYQFRLLRGFFRWAPARAWAYTPRPTVIDRLLGRTSAAEPFQPPEKRKKEDRMRFARLPAPKDATITSTTVGGVPALRLRHNSAKAGRAILYFHGGGYVYLSPLTHRGLGAALSKETGAEVVLLDYRMGPECPFPAAVEDAVAVWKALLAEGLKPDQAVFAGDSAGGGLTLAAMLELKQSGGPLPAGGVCLSPWTDLAMTGGSIASKAKADPMLTANDLSHFASCYLGGADPRNPLASPLYADLTGLPPLYIQVGSDEILLDDAIRLHEKAEKAGVRSELDVWDEMIHVWQVAVPLVPESREAVAKIGAWLSRLWGS; via the coding sequence ATGCCGTCGTACCAGTTCCGCCTTCTGCGGGGATTCTTCCGGTGGGCTCCGGCCCGGGCCTGGGCCTACACGCCCCGGCCGACCGTGATTGACCGGTTGCTGGGCCGGACGTCAGCGGCAGAACCGTTCCAGCCGCCGGAGAAACGGAAGAAGGAAGATCGCATGCGCTTTGCGCGCCTTCCGGCGCCAAAGGATGCCACTATCACCAGCACCACGGTGGGCGGCGTCCCGGCGCTCCGGTTGCGGCACAACTCGGCAAAGGCGGGCCGGGCGATTCTCTACTTCCACGGCGGCGGGTATGTGTATCTCTCGCCGCTCACGCACCGGGGGCTCGGGGCGGCGCTGTCGAAGGAAACCGGAGCGGAGGTGGTGCTGCTCGACTACCGGATGGGTCCTGAGTGTCCCTTCCCGGCGGCGGTTGAAGATGCCGTCGCCGTCTGGAAGGCGCTCCTGGCCGAAGGGCTGAAGCCGGACCAGGCAGTGTTTGCGGGCGACTCGGCCGGCGGCGGGCTTACATTGGCCGCCATGCTGGAATTGAAGCAGTCCGGCGGGCCGCTCCCGGCAGGTGGCGTGTGTCTCTCACCCTGGACCGACCTCGCCATGACCGGCGGTTCCATCGCGTCGAAGGCGAAGGCCGATCCGATGCTGACGGCAAATGACCTCAGCCATTTCGCGTCGTGCTACCTGGGCGGCGCAGACCCCAGAAATCCGCTGGCATCGCCCCTTTATGCAGATCTGACCGGCCTGCCGCCGCTCTATATTCAGGTGGGAAGTGATGAAATCCTGCTGGATGACGCCATCCGGCTTCATGAAAAGGCAGAGAAGGCGGGCGTGAGAAGCGAACTCGATGTGTGGGACGAGATGATCCACGTCTGGCAGGTGGCTGTTCCGCTGGTGCCCGAATCGCGGGAGGCCGTTGCGAAGATCGGCGCGTGGCTGAGCCGCCTCTGGGGAAGCTGA
- a CDS encoding SRPBCC family protein, which yields MEHIDISMEFRRPVSELFALLSDHEKLGPILGAKIRRTKDGQGGVNGLGSVRTLNLGPLPGFDETVTAFEQDRRIEYRITRGSPLKNHKGVMEFSSTANGGSRLHYTIQFESKIPLVGPVIRTGLEQTIRRGLKRLR from the coding sequence ATGGAACACATTGATATCAGTATGGAGTTTCGTCGCCCGGTCAGCGAACTGTTCGCGCTCCTGAGCGATCACGAGAAGCTGGGGCCGATTCTCGGCGCGAAGATCCGGCGGACGAAGGACGGGCAGGGCGGAGTAAATGGCCTGGGGTCGGTGCGGACCCTCAACCTGGGGCCGCTCCCCGGTTTCGACGAGACCGTGACCGCCTTCGAGCAGGACCGGCGGATTGAATACAGGATCACCCGCGGAAGCCCGCTCAAGAACCACAAGGGGGTCATGGAGTTTTCATCCACGGCGAATGGCGGTTCCCGGCTTCACTACACCATCCAGTTCGAGTCGAAGATCCCGCTCGTCGGGCCGGTGATCCGGACGGGGCTGGAGCAGACGATCCGCCGGGGCCTGAAGCGGCTCCGCTAG
- a CDS encoding outer membrane lipoprotein carrier protein LolA, giving the protein MISRSMQFKSIMSFLIAVSAVPVFGQSAPAQPPAAATASPARPSVDEIAAKVQANYRQTKTIQAKFVQETRLPGARRPRTAEGMVSFKLPGKMNWDYQRPSAMQYVSNGQVFFYYNEEEKYLAVKKLEEAFDSPTPSNFLKGLGELKEAFNVREPDLGLVDGEGNYRLLLESKDPKLENFSLTLIIDPVTYKLRGLYQSDAQGSRTTIRFSDIRENADIPDAIFTVVPAEGTRVQRF; this is encoded by the coding sequence ATGATCTCCCGTTCCATGCAGTTCAAAAGCATTATGTCTTTCCTGATCGCTGTTTCTGCCGTCCCGGTGTTTGGCCAGTCGGCTCCGGCGCAGCCGCCTGCGGCAGCAACGGCCTCTCCCGCACGTCCGTCGGTGGACGAGATCGCCGCGAAGGTGCAGGCTAACTATCGCCAGACAAAAACCATCCAGGCGAAGTTCGTCCAGGAGACACGGCTCCCCGGTGCGCGCCGCCCGCGCACGGCCGAGGGAATGGTGTCGTTCAAGCTTCCGGGGAAGATGAACTGGGACTACCAGCGCCCAAGCGCGATGCAGTACGTGAGCAACGGGCAGGTGTTCTTCTACTACAACGAGGAGGAGAAATACCTCGCGGTGAAGAAGCTGGAGGAGGCGTTCGATTCCCCCACGCCGTCCAACTTCCTCAAGGGGCTCGGCGAGCTGAAAGAAGCGTTCAACGTGCGCGAGCCGGACCTGGGGCTCGTGGACGGCGAGGGGAACTACCGCCTGCTTCTGGAGTCGAAAGACCCGAAGCTTGAGAACTTCTCGCTGACGCTCATCATCGATCCGGTGACGTACAAGCTCCGGGGGTTGTACCAGTCGGACGCCCAGGGATCGCGCACGACGATCAGGTTCAGCGACATCCGGGAAAATGCCGACATTCCCGACGCTATCTTCACGGTCGTTCCGGCCGAGGGCACCCGCGTCCAGCGGTTCTGA